Proteins encoded within one genomic window of Lysinibacillus sphaericus:
- a CDS encoding type II toxin-antitoxin system HicB family antitoxin, whose product MSYPNHFIFPVVVEVAEGGLGMYFPDFEGTAILAENITSGIREAKEMLAFRILELEEKDLPVPAPSTPESIELLDSTDRTVFIDVYMPPYRNEAANKAVTKNCTLPRWLRDAAEDAGLNFSQILQASLKEALGIEQNDKKAAN is encoded by the coding sequence TTGAGTTACCCAAATCATTTTATCTTTCCTGTAGTTGTTGAAGTTGCTGAAGGTGGTTTAGGAATGTATTTCCCTGATTTCGAAGGAACTGCCATCCTGGCCGAAAATATTACTTCTGGTATTCGAGAAGCTAAAGAAATGTTGGCATTTCGTATTTTAGAATTAGAAGAAAAGGACTTACCTGTTCCTGCACCTTCTACTCCAGAAAGCATCGAGCTATTAGATTCTACTGATCGAACTGTATTTATTGACGTCTATATGCCCCCATACCGTAACGAAGCAGCTAACAAAGCAGTAACTAAAAACTGTACGCTACCTCGCTGGTTAAGAGATGCAGCTGAAGATGCCGGTTTAAACTTCTCTCAGATACTTCAAGCATCCCTTAAAGAAGCTCTTGGTATTGAACAAAACGACAAAAAAGCAGCCAATTAA
- a CDS encoding helix-turn-helix transcriptional regulator has product MPKIDNMLAILWMLRSGEKITAKQISEKLEMNIRTVYRYIDTISTSGVPIISEPGHNGGYTLLNNFIEAPLFFDFEEQTSLYHAAVFAEEAGYYGGEALNRAISKLSKYSNQEQKTKINQHLTSLEVISRLSSLSMEAFLKELEQAIADGYSVKILYHKSGEKQLNYRLVDPYRIIYWNNKWYVIGFCHLRNDIRSFRVDRIESLMLTENNFNRPENFSARDIFIKNLLPTIEDKDRIISLVINGDKSVLADICQHWFLGHYLQTRTSNQAVFLLDKDIIHTYVPYLLLPYNKSIKVIEPTSLKKRIIEVLSELIKFHQV; this is encoded by the coding sequence ATGCCTAAAATTGACAATATGTTAGCAATTCTATGGATGCTTCGTTCAGGTGAAAAAATTACTGCAAAACAAATTTCGGAAAAGTTAGAGATGAATATAAGGACTGTGTATCGTTATATTGATACAATTTCAACAAGTGGCGTACCTATAATTTCAGAACCAGGGCATAACGGTGGATACACTTTATTGAACAATTTTATTGAGGCTCCTCTTTTTTTTGATTTTGAGGAGCAAACTTCACTTTATCATGCTGCTGTTTTTGCAGAAGAAGCTGGATATTATGGCGGCGAAGCACTAAATAGGGCTATTTCAAAGCTAAGCAAATATTCAAATCAAGAGCAGAAAACAAAGATCAACCAACATTTAACTAGTCTTGAAGTAATAAGTCGATTAAGTTCACTCTCTATGGAAGCTTTTTTGAAGGAGTTGGAGCAGGCCATAGCTGACGGGTACTCAGTAAAAATTCTTTACCATAAAAGTGGCGAAAAGCAATTAAATTATAGATTGGTCGATCCGTACAGAATTATCTATTGGAATAATAAGTGGTATGTGATTGGATTTTGTCATCTGAGGAATGATATCCGTAGTTTTAGAGTAGATCGAATTGAAAGTCTAATGCTAACCGAAAATAATTTTAACCGGCCAGAAAATTTTTCAGCACGTGACATTTTTATAAAAAATCTTCTTCCAACTATAGAAGATAAAGATAGGATTATTTCTTTGGTTATTAATGGGGATAAAAGTGTATTGGCTGATATTTGCCAACATTGGTTTTTAGGACATTATTTACAAACACGGACTTCAAATCAAGCAGTTTTTCTTCTTGATAAAGATATAATACATACATATGTACCTTATTTACTCTTACCATACAATAAATCTATTAAAGTTATTGAGCCAACAAGTCTTAAGAAAAGAATTATTGAAGTTCTGTCGGAATTAATAAAATTTCATCAAGTATGA
- a CDS encoding inorganic pyrophosphatase: MELHKLQKLKIIVDRPMGYKDDFDNVYPINYGYVPGIIGGDREEQDVYILSNKVKGPIDEFTGKLIAIVHRNDDIEEKWVVTSEDENYTKEQIREQINFMEQWFDSKIELLN, from the coding sequence ATGGAACTTCATAAACTACAAAAGTTGAAAATAATAGTAGATCGGCCAATGGGCTATAAGGATGATTTTGATAATGTCTATCCGATAAATTATGGTTACGTACCTGGAATCATTGGTGGCGATAGAGAGGAACAGGATGTCTATATCCTTTCAAATAAGGTAAAGGGGCCAATAGATGAATTTACAGGTAAACTTATCGCAATTGTCCATAGAAATGATGATATTGAAGAAAAATGGGTCGTTACTTCAGAGGATGAAAATTACACAAAAGAGCAAATTAGAGAACAAATAAATTTCATGGAACAATGGTTTGATTCAAAAATTGAGCTTTTAAATTAA
- a CDS encoding lysozyme has protein sequence MEISNNALNLIAKWEGFRSDAYIGPDNVWTIGYGTTKWPSGKAVEKGQTITKEDAWELLRKQAQEHATTIEYYVKVPLNQNQYDALASFQYNLGRYILRNSALLVYLNNKQWEQVSKEMLLYCNAGGKKLQGLVNRRLDEIALFLKPVVIIDVSKKIEYIEIDKEPKKFRIQSGKYNSQEAMLAAMNDALKQYYLAYAEPVKGSSNENGWRFISGWYNAIEEAKIIAERAILANKLSYATIRGTTL, from the coding sequence ATGGAAATTTCAAATAATGCACTAAATCTCATAGCGAAGTGGGAAGGGTTTCGCTCCGATGCCTATATAGGTCCTGACAATGTTTGGACCATCGGCTACGGAACAACAAAATGGCCAAGTGGCAAAGCAGTTGAAAAGGGGCAAACCATTACAAAAGAAGATGCGTGGGAACTATTACGAAAGCAAGCACAAGAGCATGCTACTACCATTGAATACTATGTTAAAGTGCCACTTAACCAAAATCAGTACGATGCACTGGCAAGTTTCCAATATAATTTAGGACGATATATTTTAAGAAATAGTGCCCTATTAGTATATTTAAATAATAAGCAATGGGAACAAGTAAGCAAAGAAATGCTATTATACTGTAATGCTGGTGGAAAAAAGCTACAAGGGCTTGTGAATCGTCGTCTAGACGAAATTGCCCTTTTTTTAAAGCCTGTTGTTATAATAGATGTAAGTAAAAAAATAGAATATATTGAGATTGACAAAGAGCCAAAGAAATTCCGTATTCAAAGTGGGAAATATAATAGTCAAGAGGCAATGTTAGCTGCGATGAACGACGCATTAAAACAATATTATTTAGCGTATGCAGAACCAGTAAAAGGTAGCTCAAATGAAAATGGCTGGCGTTTTATAAGTGGTTGGTATAACGCAATAGAAGAAGCAAAAATCATTGCCGAGCGCGCTATTTTAGCAAATAAATTAAGTTACGCAACGATTCGTGGGACAACGCTTTAG
- a CDS encoding acyl-CoA thioesterase, with product MFVSEKQIEIRYAETDQMGVVYHANYIIWMEIGRTQLVSDAGFEYAALEKEGYVSPVMDLSISYKAAMHYGQVATVRTWVEKHDRLRTTYGYEILHEDGTIAATAQSVHILAHKETLRPVSLSKIDPVWDAKYKEIAVATK from the coding sequence ATGTTTGTGAGTGAAAAACAGATTGAGATTCGCTATGCGGAGACAGACCAAATGGGCGTTGTCTACCATGCCAACTATATCATTTGGATGGAGATTGGACGTACGCAGTTAGTGAGCGATGCGGGATTTGAGTACGCTGCATTAGAGAAGGAAGGGTATGTGTCGCCAGTAATGGATTTATCTATTTCCTATAAGGCTGCTATGCACTATGGACAGGTGGCAACCGTGCGTACTTGGGTAGAGAAACACGATCGTCTACGTACAACATATGGTTATGAAATTTTACATGAAGATGGCACGATTGCAGCAACAGCACAGTCCGTACATATTCTAGCACATAAAGAAACATTACGACCTGTTTCTTTAAGTAAAATTGACCCTGTTTGGGATGCTAAATATAAAGAAATTGCAGTGGCAACGAAATAA
- a CDS encoding glutathione peroxidase — protein sequence MSIYDINVTLEDGSEYSLEKYKGKALLIVNTATKCGLAPQFEELEQLYTSYRDMGLEVLGFPSNQFKQEMSSALDAAEACRLTYGVTFPMHEIIKVNGKEAHPLYNYLKTHSKGFLGSNIKWNFTKFLVNPEGEVVARFGPTDKPKSIESDIKKVLNLH from the coding sequence ATGAGTATTTATGATATCAATGTAACATTAGAAGATGGTTCAGAATATAGTTTAGAAAAATACAAAGGTAAAGCTTTGTTAATAGTCAACACTGCAACAAAATGTGGTTTAGCTCCACAATTTGAAGAATTAGAACAATTGTATACTTCTTATCGAGATATGGGGTTAGAAGTGCTAGGTTTTCCATCTAATCAATTTAAGCAAGAAATGTCTTCAGCGCTGGATGCCGCTGAAGCTTGCCGTTTAACGTATGGCGTTACATTTCCTATGCATGAAATTATCAAGGTAAATGGTAAAGAAGCACATCCTCTTTATAATTATTTAAAAACGCATTCGAAAGGCTTCTTAGGAAGTAATATTAAATGGAATTTCACAAAGTTCTTAGTTAATCCAGAAGGAGAAGTAGTAGCTCGATTTGGTCCAACTGATAAGCCAAAAAGCATTGAGTCGGATATAAAAAAAGTTTTGAATTTACACTAA
- a CDS encoding GNAT family N-acetyltransferase — translation MQLYIYDNRFKAFIDQYQLTAEQLEYTGTPQESIALAKEDVNRHAILAIEDGMLVVFFVLHRKEGVKPYCENDDAILIRAFSTDYRHQGKGYAKKALMLLPDFVKQHYCDVNEIVLAVNVRNEAARGLYKKCGYTDKGVRVMGIKGELIVMSYDL, via the coding sequence ATGCAACTATACATATACGATAATCGCTTTAAAGCGTTCATTGACCAGTATCAATTAACAGCTGAACAACTTGAATATACAGGAACACCGCAAGAGAGTATTGCGCTTGCTAAAGAGGATGTCAATCGACATGCCATTTTAGCAATTGAGGATGGAATGCTTGTAGTATTCTTTGTGTTACATCGAAAAGAAGGTGTAAAGCCATATTGTGAAAATGATGATGCCATTTTAATAAGAGCTTTTTCTACAGATTATCGACATCAAGGGAAGGGCTATGCAAAAAAAGCTTTAATGTTATTACCTGACTTTGTCAAACAGCATTACTGTGACGTCAATGAAATTGTATTGGCTGTTAATGTAAGAAATGAGGCGGCACGAGGACTATATAAGAAGTGCGGTTATACCGATAAAGGTGTAAGAGTGATGGGAATAAAAGGGGAATTAATCGTTATGAGCTACGATTTGTAA
- a CDS encoding DnaD domain protein — MSNDIKRFKKISDKVIYGSTAEERFKEVHGITIEEWKSKGEERFKVETGMSYEEWYIKKVISSTPIDYLKNLNGSVSQDDIKLVKDLQELGLNDGVINVLLDYVKIVSKIGFIHSLVRDIGESWLNKNVTTIESAMAFVRKEWNK; from the coding sequence GTGAGTAATGATATTAAACGATTTAAGAAAATAAGTGACAAAGTAATATACGGCTCGACTGCTGAAGAACGATTTAAAGAAGTGCACGGGATAACAATTGAGGAATGGAAATCAAAAGGAGAAGAAAGATTTAAAGTTGAAACAGGAATGAGTTACGAAGAATGGTATATAAAAAAGGTTATTTCTTCGACACCAATTGATTATCTTAAAAATCTCAATGGCTCTGTTTCTCAGGATGATATAAAATTGGTTAAAGATTTACAAGAGTTGGGGTTAAATGATGGTGTTATAAATGTATTACTGGATTATGTAAAAATTGTTAGCAAAATTGGGTTTATTCACTCGTTGGTGAGAGATATAGGGGAAAGTTGGCTCAATAAGAACGTCACAACTATTGAAAGCGCTATGGCATTTGTCAGGAAAGAGTGGAATAAATAA
- a CDS encoding DUF3298 and DUF4163 domain-containing protein, with protein sequence MKQHERKVLKRVIEENLLNKERIRKKVLTMAENETMPKKKDFLTFFKMKFIVIPLTACLLFMFFVNLSPTFALAMSKVPVLGAVVKVITIDEYIEKTDSIDAHIKIPQFSDIGNPSLENQINTMIKEKIESLAAKAKQDSAEFKKNFLGEGEDVRDINEYTPSTYKFDYEVKSSNAKILSFIINETETTNGLTFDTKYFYNIDLTTGKELTLEDLLGKDYEKIVDPEIERQVKERAKTDENLWSYYQEYYSSKGDGGIDEYTSKNFYINEQGNPVIFFYEYYIAPPYAGPQEFEIKR encoded by the coding sequence ATGAAGCAGCATGAACGAAAGGTATTAAAACGTGTTATAGAAGAAAACTTATTAAATAAGGAAAGGATACGAAAAAAAGTATTAACAATGGCTGAAAATGAAACGATGCCCAAGAAGAAAGATTTTTTAACGTTTTTTAAAATGAAGTTTATCGTGATTCCTTTAACGGCCTGTCTACTATTCATGTTCTTTGTAAATCTAAGTCCGACTTTTGCTCTGGCAATGTCAAAGGTTCCTGTATTAGGAGCAGTAGTAAAAGTGATTACGATTGATGAATATATAGAAAAGACAGATTCGATTGATGCACATATTAAAATTCCTCAATTCTCTGATATAGGGAATCCATCATTAGAAAATCAGATTAATACGATGATTAAGGAAAAAATTGAGAGCCTTGCTGCGAAAGCAAAACAGGACTCAGCGGAATTTAAGAAAAACTTCCTTGGAGAGGGCGAGGATGTAAGGGATATTAATGAATATACACCTAGCACATACAAATTTGATTATGAAGTAAAAAGCTCAAATGCAAAAATCTTGTCATTTATCATTAATGAAACAGAAACTACAAATGGATTAACATTTGATACAAAGTATTTTTATAATATTGATTTAACAACAGGAAAGGAACTAACGTTAGAAGATTTACTAGGAAAAGATTACGAAAAAATAGTTGATCCAGAAATAGAGCGTCAAGTGAAGGAACGTGCGAAGACCGATGAAAATCTTTGGTCGTACTATCAAGAATATTATTCTTCAAAGGGAGATGGTGGAATAGACGAATATACGTCAAAAAACTTCTATATTAATGAACAAGGAAATCCAGTCATCTTTTTCTATGAATATTACATTGCTCCACCCTATGCTGGTCCACAAGAATTTGAGATTAAACGCTAA
- a CDS encoding SMI1/KNR4 family protein, giving the protein MSIELILTALNKRLDKENSIIIQRENGEILNVTCDWNCPISNHELLQEFTLETQHVLPTELCLFLKHSNGAKLFNDNGLGYDFFEIFNLSQILNYIHEYETNIYYQSAYDKNWFMMGNYRGYGDYMFVDSQKVANGEDDYLIFVHEGDIQRLPMNFETWLDRFIVTQGARYWLW; this is encoded by the coding sequence ATGTCGATTGAATTAATCTTAACAGCATTAAATAAAAGGTTAGATAAAGAGAACAGCATTATCATACAAAGGGAGAATGGAGAAATTTTAAATGTAACCTGTGATTGGAATTGTCCAATATCAAATCATGAACTACTACAGGAATTCACTTTAGAAACTCAGCATGTTTTACCGACGGAATTGTGCTTATTTTTAAAACATAGTAATGGAGCGAAATTATTTAATGATAATGGTCTTGGTTATGATTTCTTTGAAATATTTAATTTAAGCCAGATATTAAATTATATCCATGAATATGAGACCAATATATACTATCAAAGTGCCTATGATAAAAATTGGTTTATGATGGGTAATTATAGAGGATATGGTGATTATATGTTCGTTGATTCTCAAAAAGTTGCTAATGGGGAGGATGATTATCTTATCTTTGTTCATGAAGGAGACATTCAAAGGTTACCTATGAACTTTGAAACTTGGCTGGACAGATTTATTGTTACACAGGGAGCTAGATATTGGCTATGGTAA
- a CDS encoding DUF7668 domain-containing protein: MKSENKQYAITVITNILKVMHSKEYEKILNYVDESKVYDIGDLFHYVQETLNLNGLDSFDEYGAPCNFHPQYEYAQINFYEFKDNSGFAVDYDLTSNSKLADMCLQMEFLYTDNGLKSVFITVDPQ; this comes from the coding sequence ATGAAAAGTGAAAATAAACAATATGCCATAACTGTTATTACCAATATATTAAAAGTAATGCATAGTAAAGAATATGAAAAAATATTAAATTATGTGGATGAATCTAAAGTGTATGATATTGGTGATTTATTCCATTATGTCCAAGAAACATTAAACTTAAATGGATTGGATTCATTTGATGAATATGGAGCTCCATGTAATTTCCATCCCCAATACGAATATGCACAAATTAACTTTTATGAATTCAAGGACAACAGTGGATTTGCAGTTGATTATGATTTAACTTCAAATTCAAAACTGGCAGATATGTGTTTACAAATGGAGTTTTTATATACGGATAACGGATTAAAAAGTGTTTTTATCACAGTTGACCCACAGTAA
- a CDS encoding NUDIX domain-containing protein, giving the protein MSSHIRVRAGAIIIENNEILLTVYNDPIRGIVYDLPAGGAEPNESIIDTVKREAKEEACIDVEVGPLAFVYEYTPHLNLDKFGKIHTLVMMFECKIKSPSTPKFPKNPDSNQIDVKWLPILELQNIEMYANIGPYLQEYTQNPRNIDLIEEHKLNEVYQVR; this is encoded by the coding sequence ATGTCTTCTCATATTAGAGTTCGAGCTGGTGCAATAATAATAGAAAATAATGAAATATTATTAACGGTGTATAATGACCCAATAAGAGGTATCGTTTATGATTTACCTGCTGGAGGTGCAGAACCCAATGAATCAATTATAGATACAGTAAAAAGAGAAGCCAAAGAAGAAGCGTGTATAGATGTAGAAGTAGGTCCACTAGCTTTTGTTTATGAATACACACCTCACCTTAATTTAGATAAATTTGGTAAAATACATACATTGGTTATGATGTTTGAATGCAAAATAAAAAGCCCTAGTACACCAAAATTTCCAAAAAACCCGGATTCAAATCAAATAGATGTAAAATGGCTACCTATTTTAGAGTTACAAAATATTGAAATGTACGCAAACATCGGACCTTATTTACAGGAATATACGCAAAATCCTAGAAACATTGATTTAATAGAAGAGCATAAACTAAATGAGGTATATCAAGTTCGTTAG
- a CDS encoding MarR family winged helix-turn-helix transcriptional regulator: protein MKKIKAFLLEDQLCFAVYKAANQFTKLYRQVLEPFGLTYPQYLVLLALWEQDSLVVKQISEKLSLGIGTLNPILNKLVDKGWVTKETSSKDKRAVIISLTEKARATETLITEKLVEKMAHCDALTVIDGDLRAQLQNLNELLTQLNNMEVKDEYL from the coding sequence GTGAAAAAAATTAAAGCTTTCTTACTTGAAGATCAACTATGTTTTGCTGTATACAAGGCAGCTAACCAATTTACAAAGTTATATCGGCAAGTGCTGGAGCCATTTGGTTTGACATATCCACAGTATTTGGTGCTACTTGCTTTATGGGAACAAGATAGTCTAGTGGTGAAACAAATTAGCGAAAAATTGAGTTTGGGCATAGGCACGTTAAATCCAATATTAAATAAGCTTGTTGATAAAGGATGGGTGACGAAAGAAACATCGTCTAAGGATAAACGTGCTGTAATTATTTCTTTGACTGAGAAGGCAAGAGCAACTGAAACGTTGATTACAGAAAAGTTAGTGGAGAAAATGGCACATTGTGATGCTTTGACAGTAATAGACGGTGATTTAAGGGCACAGTTGCAAAATTTAAATGAATTATTAACTCAATTAAATAACATGGAGGTAAAAGATGAGTATTTATGA
- a CDS encoding RNA polymerase sigma factor, whose amino-acid sequence MNTQRIEEKFNEIYDKTYHQCVVYVISKCNHTSVIPDIIQETYIALYRILKDKGIDYLKNPEAYVIRIAKSKIYQHYSLKEKVKRIIPLFDINKEDEEYNHADTDIEQYENEIEMAIENKELLSDIWSFLQTKPQKVQKVFYLFYYAELSIPEIAKLLHLNQSTIKNYIYRTTHEIRKKFGKDG is encoded by the coding sequence TTGAATACTCAAAGAATCGAAGAGAAATTTAATGAAATTTATGACAAAACCTATCATCAATGTGTAGTGTATGTCATTAGCAAATGCAATCATACGAGTGTTATCCCGGATATAATACAAGAAACTTATATAGCGCTGTATCGAATACTAAAGGACAAGGGCATTGATTATCTAAAGAACCCAGAGGCTTATGTCATACGAATCGCTAAATCTAAAATCTACCAACATTATTCTTTAAAAGAAAAAGTAAAGCGTATCATACCGTTGTTTGATATAAATAAAGAAGATGAAGAATATAATCATGCAGATACGGACATAGAGCAATATGAAAATGAGATAGAGATGGCAATAGAAAACAAAGAATTATTATCTGACATTTGGAGCTTTTTGCAAACCAAACCTCAAAAAGTGCAAAAGGTATTTTACTTATTTTATTATGCTGAACTTTCAATTCCTGAAATTGCAAAATTACTACATTTAAATCAATCCACGATAAAAAATTATATTTACCGCACTACTCATGAAATACGAAAAAAGTTTGGGAAGGACGGTTGA
- a CDS encoding type II toxin-antitoxin system HicA family toxin yields the protein MEKQVTVREALKRLKKEGFIESHTHKSPGSHQRYIHKDDPTRFADISYHSSGQAIPKGTLRSIERTSGVKF from the coding sequence ATGGAAAAGCAAGTGACCGTAAGAGAAGCGCTAAAAAGACTTAAGAAAGAAGGATTCATCGAATCTCACACTCACAAAAGTCCAGGCAGTCATCAAAGATACATACATAAAGACGACCCAACGAGATTTGCAGACATTAGCTATCATAGTAGTGGTCAAGCGATTCCTAAAGGAACTTTAAGAAGTATCGAACGGACATCAGGGGTTAAGTTTTAA
- the lepB gene encoding signal peptidase I — MEKSKKKELLDWVKSTVITCVIVIATMAFIVSPTRVGGASMMPTYEDGDFVLVNKIGKKISGIARFDVIVFKTPNDEIYIKRVIGLPGDHIAYEDDTLYVNNEASEEPYLDLYKKQLLDTGTLTKDFTLQSLTDHSTIPEGYLFVLGDNRRNSIDSRYSSVGLVPMDKVLGKANVRFYPFDSVGIVK; from the coding sequence TTGGAGAAATCTAAGAAAAAGGAATTATTAGACTGGGTTAAGTCTACAGTAATAACGTGTGTTATTGTTATCGCTACGATGGCATTTATTGTTTCCCCAACTAGAGTAGGTGGTGCTTCAATGATGCCAACATATGAAGATGGAGACTTCGTTCTAGTAAATAAAATTGGTAAGAAAATTTCTGGTATTGCAAGGTTTGACGTTATCGTATTCAAAACCCCTAATGATGAGATTTATATTAAACGTGTCATAGGATTACCAGGAGACCATATTGCTTATGAGGATGACACCCTTTATGTAAACAATGAAGCCTCGGAAGAACCATATTTAGATTTGTATAAAAAACAACTACTAGACACTGGTACACTAACAAAAGATTTCACTTTACAGTCTTTAACAGATCATTCCACGATACCAGAAGGCTACTTATTTGTTTTAGGTGATAACAGGAGAAATAGTATTGATAGTAGATATTCTAGTGTGGGATTAGTACCAATGGATAAAGTATTAGGGAAAGCCAACGTTAGATTTTATCCATTTGACAGTGTAGGTATTGTTAAATAA
- a CDS encoding polysaccharide deacetylase family protein: MKARKRIRWTRFVAVILFFTIMLGAGYYFLGGQVEEHGQAENLASDKARFEENDDSEDVIEEEGTEEEEEELENETVALNPDGKYIALTFDDGPSVKVTPRVLQTLAQHEAKATFFMLGSRVEMYPNIAAQVVAEGHEIANHTFSHPNLKKLTHNEMTEEINKTNKIIEATTGVTPTLFRPPYGIYNQDILNYTASENYTTIMWSVDSLDWKSRNPAAIKNEILNQIANKSVVLMHDIHTATAEALPEILMALKKEGYEFVTVSELLSLKSEKVDPYFGN, translated from the coding sequence ATGAAAGCAAGGAAAAGAATTAGATGGACAAGATTTGTAGCGGTCATTTTGTTCTTTACTATCATGCTAGGTGCGGGATACTACTTTTTAGGTGGACAAGTTGAAGAGCATGGGCAAGCTGAAAATCTTGCAAGTGATAAGGCAAGATTTGAAGAAAATGATGATAGTGAGGATGTAATAGAGGAAGAAGGGACAGAAGAAGAGGAAGAAGAATTAGAGAATGAAACAGTTGCATTGAATCCTGACGGAAAATATATAGCACTTACATTTGATGATGGCCCGAGTGTCAAAGTTACACCACGCGTTTTACAAACATTAGCGCAGCATGAAGCAAAGGCAACATTCTTTATGTTAGGAAGCAGAGTTGAGATGTATCCAAATATTGCGGCACAAGTCGTTGCTGAAGGTCACGAAATAGCAAATCACACCTTTAGTCATCCAAATTTAAAGAAATTGACGCACAATGAAATGACAGAAGAAATCAATAAAACAAACAAAATTATTGAAGCAACAACAGGTGTAACTCCAACCTTATTTCGACCTCCATACGGGATATACAACCAAGATATTCTAAATTATACCGCGTCAGAAAATTATACTACAATTATGTGGTCTGTCGACTCGTTAGATTGGAAAAGTCGCAACCCAGCAGCTATAAAAAACGAAATTTTAAATCAAATCGCAAATAAATCAGTAGTGTTAATGCATGATATTCATACAGCAACAGCTGAAGCCTTACCAGAAATATTAATGGCATTAAAAAAAGAAGGATATGAATTTGTAACAGTATCAGAACTGTTATCGCTAAAAAGTGAAAAAGTCGATCCCTATTTCGGCAATTGA
- a CDS encoding type 1 glutamine amidotransferase family protein codes for MQTKKVFLYVFNTMSDWEYGYLIAELNSGRYFKKDLAPLKVITVGANKEMITTMGGLSIKPDISLDECILESKDLLILPGGTTWSEEIHQPVLERIDQALKFGTIVAAICGATEALAKMGYLDSRKHTSNDLEYIRMVCPNYKGEKFYEMRPAVSGENLITASGVAPLEFTMEVLKKLDVFAPDTLHSWYNLNKTHKPEYFFQLMNSINS; via the coding sequence ATGCAAACAAAAAAAGTTTTTCTATATGTATTTAATACAATGTCGGACTGGGAATATGGATATTTAATTGCTGAACTTAACTCAGGAAGATATTTCAAAAAAGATTTAGCACCTTTAAAAGTAATTACAGTAGGAGCTAATAAAGAAATGATTACTACTATGGGAGGACTGAGCATAAAACCAGATATTTCACTTGATGAATGTATTCTTGAGAGTAAAGATCTTTTAATTTTACCAGGAGGGACTACTTGGAGTGAAGAAATTCATCAACCTGTCTTGGAGAGAATTGACCAAGCTTTAAAGTTTGGCACTATTGTTGCTGCAATTTGTGGTGCAACTGAGGCTCTTGCAAAAATGGGATACTTAGATTCTAGAAAACACACAAGCAATGACCTAGAGTATATTAGAATGGTCTGTCCTAATTATAAAGGTGAAAAATTTTATGAGATGAGACCTGCGGTATCTGGTGAGAATTTGATTACTGCATCAGGAGTAGCACCTCTAGAATTTACGATGGAAGTACTGAAAAAATTAGATGTATTTGCACCCGACACATTACACTCATGGTATAACCTAAATAAGACTCATAAACCTGAATACTTCTTCCAGTTAATGAATTCAATAAATAGCTGA